In Polynucleobacter sp. AP-Ainpum-60-G11, one DNA window encodes the following:
- the dnaJ gene encoding molecular chaperone DnaJ, with product MPKSKRDYYEVLGVAKGASDEELKKAYRKMAMKHHPDRNPDSKTAEAQFKEVKEAYETLTDPNKRAAYDQYGHAGVDQSSGFGGGGFGGGGFADAFGDIFGDIFGQGGGRQSGPQVYKGADLRYNMEITLEQAAEGYTTQIRVPSWSNCKPCNGTGAEPGSKPERCTTCDGHGQVRVQQGFFSMQQTCPKCRGTGEYIPKPCKTCHGSGKHKEQKTLEIKIPAGIDDGMRVRSVGNGEPGVNGGPSGDLYVEVRVKPHKVFERDGSDLHVQMPISFATATIGGDIEVPTLSGRVEFPIPEGTQTGKTFRLRNKGIKGLRSTMAGDLFVHVAVETPVKLTDEQKKLLQKFDDSLKSGGDKHNPHQKGWFDGVKSFFS from the coding sequence GTGCCTAAAAGTAAACGCGATTATTACGAAGTGCTTGGTGTTGCGAAAGGTGCCAGCGATGAGGAGCTAAAAAAGGCTTATCGGAAAATGGCGATGAAGCATCACCCTGATCGCAACCCCGATAGCAAAACAGCGGAAGCGCAATTCAAAGAAGTTAAGGAGGCGTACGAAACCCTCACGGATCCAAACAAGCGCGCTGCTTATGATCAATATGGCCATGCGGGTGTTGATCAATCCAGTGGCTTTGGCGGTGGCGGCTTTGGCGGTGGAGGTTTTGCGGATGCCTTCGGCGATATCTTCGGCGATATCTTTGGCCAAGGTGGCGGACGTCAATCAGGACCCCAGGTTTATAAAGGCGCTGATTTACGTTACAACATGGAGATCACTCTTGAGCAGGCTGCCGAGGGATACACCACCCAAATTCGCGTGCCAAGCTGGAGTAACTGCAAGCCTTGTAACGGTACTGGTGCTGAACCTGGTAGCAAACCCGAGAGATGTACTACTTGCGATGGTCATGGCCAAGTTCGTGTTCAGCAAGGTTTCTTCTCAATGCAACAAACTTGCCCTAAGTGCCGCGGTACAGGCGAGTACATTCCTAAGCCATGCAAGACTTGTCATGGCAGTGGTAAACATAAAGAACAAAAAACACTCGAAATCAAAATCCCTGCGGGCATTGATGATGGTATGCGCGTGCGCTCCGTTGGTAACGGCGAGCCAGGCGTCAATGGTGGACCATCCGGCGATCTCTATGTAGAAGTGCGAGTAAAGCCACACAAGGTCTTTGAGCGCGATGGCAGTGATTTGCATGTCCAAATGCCAATCTCGTTTGCAACTGCAACGATTGGTGGCGATATTGAAGTGCCAACGCTTTCAGGACGCGTGGAGTTTCCGATTCCTGAGGGTACGCAGACTGGTAAAACATTCCGTCTACGTAACAAGGGCATTAAAGGACTGCGCTCTACGATGGCGGGTGATCTCTTCGTTCACGTTGCCGTGGAGACCCCAGTGAAGCTGACTGATGAGCAGAAGAAATTACTGCAAAAGTTCGATGACAGCTTGAAGTCTGGTGGTGACAAACATAACCCACATCAAAAGGGTTGGTTTGACGGCGTGAAGAGTTTTTTTAGCTAA
- the panB gene encoding 3-methyl-2-oxobutanoate hydroxymethyltransferase has protein sequence MGYLQGEKPTTISKLLAMRAEGEKITMLTAYDSTMSALLNRCGVETILIGDSLGNVIQGHSSTTPVTVEQVAYHTECVARANTHAFVIADLPFASYGDPVQALESAAELMRAGADMVKLEGGDWQIDIIQYLVERSVPVCAHLGLLPQSVHILGGYKVQGKSKDAASLMLEQALACEQAGAQMIVLEAIPSSLGKLITESLSIPTIGIGAGSDCAGQVLVLQDMLGISPGKPPKFVKNFMDGHASIEAAVKAYVREVKSGKFPGPEHGFAG, from the coding sequence ATGGGTTACTTACAGGGCGAAAAGCCAACTACGATTTCTAAACTCCTCGCCATGCGTGCTGAGGGTGAAAAAATTACCATGCTGACGGCATACGATTCAACGATGTCAGCCTTGTTAAATCGTTGTGGGGTGGAAACCATCCTGATTGGAGACTCCCTAGGCAATGTGATTCAAGGTCACTCAAGCACAACCCCAGTAACCGTCGAGCAAGTGGCGTATCACACTGAATGTGTAGCCCGCGCCAATACCCATGCATTTGTGATTGCCGACCTTCCCTTCGCAAGCTATGGTGATCCAGTACAAGCCTTAGAGTCAGCTGCAGAACTCATGCGTGCTGGCGCTGATATGGTCAAGCTTGAAGGTGGCGACTGGCAAATCGACATCATCCAGTATTTAGTAGAGCGCAGCGTTCCCGTTTGTGCACACCTGGGCTTATTACCCCAGTCTGTTCATATTCTAGGCGGCTACAAGGTGCAAGGTAAGTCGAAAGATGCCGCAAGCCTCATGCTTGAGCAGGCGCTTGCTTGTGAGCAAGCCGGTGCGCAAATGATTGTGCTCGAAGCAATTCCTTCTTCATTGGGTAAGCTGATTACTGAATCGCTTTCCATTCCTACGATTGGAATTGGCGCAGGATCAGATTGCGCTGGGCAAGTTTTGGTTCTGCAAGATATGCTGGGCATCAGCCCCGGAAAGCCACCGAAGTTTGTCAAAAACTTTATGGATGGACATGCCTCGATTGAGGCGGCAGTCAAAGCCTATGTTCGAGAAGTGAAATCCGGAAAGTTTCCCGGACCCGAACACGGCTTTGCTGGATAA
- the miaA gene encoding tRNA (adenosine(37)-N6)-dimethylallyltransferase MiaA, whose amino-acid sequence MRTEPHIQPKHAPNQAPILCIVGPTGAGKTHLAMALAEHAKSIGQTLELISMDSALVYRGLDIGSAKPTKAEQAAVQHHLIDILEPTESYSAARFANDAKRLCQEIRERGNIPIVVGGTMLYWRAWAYGLSSLPPADPVIRARLDEQGKAIGWPAMHAELAKVDLITAARLQPNDSQRVQRALEVYEITGKPMSELLADAPSEDGREGSSIPEWIDLISLEPSDRSRLHQNLEKRFDEMLAGGLLEEVELLKKNPDLHGDLPAIRSVGYRQVWEYLSDQVDQTEMRYKALAATRQLGKRQLTWLRAIAGRKTFDPFNPTELNAALEYCKQSLSQ is encoded by the coding sequence ATGCGTACTGAACCCCACATTCAGCCCAAGCATGCTCCTAATCAAGCGCCAATACTCTGTATTGTTGGTCCTACAGGCGCAGGCAAAACCCATCTCGCAATGGCATTAGCGGAACATGCGAAATCCATTGGTCAAACCCTTGAATTAATCAGCATGGACTCCGCCTTGGTATATCGCGGACTAGATATTGGGAGCGCTAAGCCGACCAAAGCAGAACAAGCCGCAGTTCAGCATCACCTGATCGATATCCTAGAGCCAACTGAATCCTACTCTGCGGCACGCTTCGCAAACGATGCCAAGCGACTGTGTCAGGAAATTCGAGAGCGTGGAAATATTCCTATTGTGGTGGGGGGCACGATGCTCTACTGGCGCGCGTGGGCATATGGCCTTTCCTCACTTCCGCCAGCAGACCCAGTAATCCGTGCCCGCCTTGATGAGCAAGGTAAAGCGATTGGCTGGCCTGCGATGCATGCTGAATTAGCCAAGGTAGATCTCATTACTGCTGCACGTTTACAGCCCAATGACTCTCAACGCGTGCAACGTGCTTTAGAGGTTTATGAAATTACTGGCAAACCCATGTCGGAACTACTGGCTGATGCCCCAAGCGAAGATGGTAGAGAAGGCTCCTCTATTCCAGAATGGATTGACCTGATCTCACTAGAACCAAGCGATCGCTCACGCTTGCACCAGAACTTAGAAAAGCGCTTTGATGAAATGCTTGCCGGGGGATTGCTAGAGGAAGTTGAGCTACTCAAAAAGAATCCAGATCTTCATGGCGATCTGCCTGCCATTCGCTCTGTTGGCTATCGACAAGTCTGGGAATACTTATCCGATCAAGTAGATCAAACTGAAATGCGCTACAAAGCCCTGGCAGCAACTCGGCAGCTTGGTAAACGACAGTTAACGTGGTTGCGAGCAATCGCCGGAAGAAAAACATTTGACCCGTTCAACCCAACCGAGCTGAACGCGGCCCTAGAGTACTGCAAGCAAAGTCTGAGTCAATAG
- a CDS encoding DedA family protein, whose translation MDTLLQLGDLLLHIDRHLDVVIQQYGYWAYGLLFAIVFAETGLVVAPFLPGDSLLFIAGAYCATEHFNLWTLCIGLLIAAIAGNTVNYFIGRWIGERIFSSESRWIDQAALRKTHAFYEKHGGKTIIVARFLPIIRTFAPFVAGVSAMNFSRFQFFNITGALLWVFGLVVAGYFFGNIPIIRQNLNVIVLVGIGAAAIPIVLAALYKLFQRKKK comes from the coding sequence ATCGACACCTTATTGCAGTTAGGCGATTTGCTATTACACATTGATCGTCATTTGGACGTGGTGATTCAGCAATACGGCTATTGGGCTTATGGTTTACTTTTTGCAATCGTTTTTGCGGAGACCGGATTAGTCGTGGCCCCATTTTTGCCGGGTGACTCCTTGTTATTTATTGCTGGGGCCTACTGCGCTACTGAGCATTTCAATTTATGGACACTCTGCATTGGTTTGTTAATTGCTGCGATTGCGGGCAATACCGTGAACTACTTTATTGGACGTTGGATTGGCGAAAGAATTTTTAGTAGTGAGTCACGCTGGATTGATCAGGCTGCTTTGCGTAAGACACATGCTTTTTATGAGAAGCATGGCGGTAAAACAATTATCGTGGCGCGCTTTTTACCGATCATTCGTACTTTTGCACCATTCGTTGCTGGTGTCTCTGCCATGAATTTCTCTCGCTTCCAGTTTTTTAACATCACTGGCGCTCTCTTGTGGGTATTTGGTTTGGTCGTTGCCGGTTACTTCTTTGGCAATATTCCGATCATTCGTCAAAACCTCAATGTAATCGTATTGGTCGGCATTGGTGCCGCAGCTATTCCAATCGTATTGGCCGCACTCTACAAATTATTTCAGCGCAAAAAGAAATAA
- the folK gene encoding 2-amino-4-hydroxy-6-hydroxymethyldihydropteridine diphosphokinase translates to MARAFIGFGGNIGDTRQLITDAIVCLAQRCELQILAKSCFYQSAPFQATGGDYINAVIEIETQLSPYGLLHVCQAVEQEFGRERPYANAPRTIDLDILAFEGVSQTDTELTIPHPRIIERSFVLLPLLEIAPDFFLPNWGELKAYLPNVADQRIEKLPCRNCNCGEKDVYSQVAH, encoded by the coding sequence ATGGCTCGAGCTTTTATTGGATTTGGCGGCAATATCGGTGACACGCGTCAGCTTATTACTGACGCGATTGTGTGCCTTGCGCAACGCTGCGAACTCCAAATCCTGGCCAAAAGCTGCTTCTATCAAAGCGCCCCCTTCCAAGCTACTGGTGGCGACTACATCAATGCAGTGATTGAAATTGAAACGCAATTAAGCCCTTATGGTTTACTGCACGTCTGCCAAGCCGTTGAACAAGAATTTGGCCGTGAGCGCCCTTACGCTAATGCACCCCGCACGATTGATCTAGATATTCTGGCATTTGAGGGCGTATCCCAAACAGATACCGAGCTCACGATTCCTCACCCCAGAATCATTGAGCGCTCTTTTGTCCTCCTACCTTTACTGGAAATTGCTCCAGATTTCTTCTTGCCCAACTGGGGCGAGCTCAAGGCATATTTACCCAATGTAGCCGATCAGCGCATCGAAAAACTCCCTTGCCGCAACTGTAATTGCGGTGAAAAAGACGTTTATAGCCAAGTCGCGCATTAA
- a CDS encoding AI-2E family transporter, with protein MAEIFTPFLTAFILAYALRPVCLWLEGHKLPRAAAAAIAMIFGLGVVFLILSLFVTLLKTEIPLIRTQFPEWIQNTQAWLGPKLSELNINVDWGALKSSATQKITTHLNDNSDALMTSTLETVLMSGSSVITGFVNAVLILFVMFYLLIDWDHFFKLVKKIVPLRAQDTVHHLIMHADGLLSQYLRGMLIVISIMSVFYSVGLSLIGIKGAVAFGVFTALMIVIPYIGITLGFSLAILAALLQYGPGGAIIGVLVLYGLGQFIEGFFLTPRLVGERIGLHPVAVLFALLLFGKLFGFFGVLLALPTSAVGLVLLQYGWSRYTQSSWYQK; from the coding sequence ATGGCTGAAATTTTTACCCCTTTTTTAACTGCATTTATTCTGGCTTATGCCTTACGCCCAGTTTGTTTGTGGCTTGAGGGTCATAAGCTACCCCGCGCAGCCGCAGCTGCAATTGCCATGATTTTTGGTCTGGGAGTGGTTTTTTTGATTTTGAGTCTGTTTGTAACCCTGCTCAAAACCGAAATTCCCCTCATTAGGACCCAATTTCCAGAATGGATCCAAAACACCCAAGCTTGGCTTGGACCTAAGCTGAGCGAATTAAATATCAATGTGGATTGGGGTGCCCTGAAATCCAGTGCGACCCAAAAAATTACGACTCACCTCAATGACAATTCCGATGCGCTCATGACATCCACTTTAGAGACTGTGTTGATGTCTGGTAGCTCAGTTATTACAGGGTTCGTTAATGCAGTTCTGATTCTATTTGTGATGTTTTATCTGTTGATCGACTGGGATCATTTTTTTAAGCTGGTTAAAAAAATCGTACCGCTTCGTGCACAAGATACAGTTCATCACTTGATCATGCATGCTGATGGCTTGTTATCTCAATATCTTCGAGGCATGTTGATCGTTATCTCCATTATGTCTGTTTTCTACAGCGTTGGATTAAGTCTTATTGGAATCAAAGGCGCTGTGGCATTTGGTGTATTCACAGCGCTCATGATTGTGATTCCTTATATCGGCATTACCTTAGGCTTCAGCTTGGCCATCCTTGCAGCCCTTTTGCAATATGGTCCTGGCGGCGCAATCATCGGCGTCCTAGTGCTGTATGGACTGGGGCAGTTTATTGAAGGCTTCTTCCTAACGCCACGCCTCGTGGGCGAGCGTATTGGTCTTCACCCAGTTGCCGTGCTCTTTGCCTTACTGCTGTTTGGAAAATTATTTGGCTTCTTTGGCGTGCTACTGGCATTACCAACGAGTGCTGTTGGCTTGGTCCTTCTCCAATACGGCTGGTCGCGTTATACCCAAAGCTCTTGGTACCAAAAGTAA
- a CDS encoding HAD family phosphatase — protein MTQLALFDLDHTLLPCDSDYEWGQFLARIGVVDSKYYAQQNERFYQDYKDGKLNIQEFLRFALKPLSEHSRAQLKEWHDAFMEEVITSQLRQQALDLVKRHQDAGDLCCVVTATNSFVTRPIVESFGIQHLVATEPATAGDNPLANFTGEVKGIPSFREGKIQRVHDWLATQNLVLDQLPQSYFYSDSMNDLPLLEKVSNPVATNPDARLRDEALKRHWPILELFA, from the coding sequence GTGACCCAATTAGCCCTTTTCGATTTAGATCACACCCTTCTTCCCTGCGATAGCGATTACGAATGGGGCCAGTTTTTGGCGCGCATTGGTGTAGTAGATAGCAAGTACTATGCGCAGCAAAATGAACGTTTCTATCAGGACTATAAAGATGGAAAACTCAATATTCAGGAGTTTTTGCGCTTTGCTTTAAAGCCGCTCTCGGAGCATTCTCGTGCGCAACTTAAAGAGTGGCATGACGCATTTATGGAAGAAGTCATTACCAGCCAACTGCGTCAACAAGCACTTGATTTAGTAAAGCGCCACCAAGATGCTGGTGATCTTTGCTGCGTTGTCACCGCAACCAATAGTTTTGTCACTCGGCCAATCGTAGAAAGCTTTGGAATTCAACATCTTGTAGCTACTGAGCCTGCCACCGCGGGAGATAACCCCCTGGCTAATTTCACTGGCGAAGTTAAAGGGATTCCGAGTTTTCGGGAAGGCAAGATACAACGCGTACACGATTGGCTTGCCACGCAAAATCTCGTATTGGATCAATTACCGCAAAGTTATTTTTACTCAGACTCTATGAACGATTTACCTCTCCTGGAAAAAGTCAGCAACCCTGTTGCTACCAATCCAGATGCTCGCCTACGTGATGAAGCTCTCAAGCGTCACTGGCCCATACTTGAACTGTTTGCATGA
- the hda gene encoding DnaA regulatory inactivator Hda, which yields MNSSPLPKQFALDIGHTPKPSLNNFLAGENLALHSALSALVKSWEENIPRPPTENPLNQRWIYWWGPEGSGRTHLLSAIGNAAQQLGLEYFPLTPNEPISWIRLEERLSAFCVSDKPSIITVDDVDRLDERLVASLFRILNAIQGSKAVHIFMVGNAAPGALRLREDLRTRLGWGLMFQTHLLGDDEKIEALQQAAQARGLVLSPEVLPWLLNRFYRDMPNLMALIDALDAYSLETKRAVTLPLVRELLQPK from the coding sequence ATGAATAGCTCTCCACTACCAAAACAGTTTGCGCTCGACATCGGTCATACGCCTAAACCCAGCTTAAATAATTTTTTGGCCGGAGAAAATTTAGCGCTGCACTCTGCTTTGTCAGCTTTGGTTAAATCTTGGGAAGAAAACATCCCAAGACCACCAACTGAAAATCCCTTAAATCAACGCTGGATCTATTGGTGGGGGCCAGAGGGCTCTGGTCGCACCCATTTGCTCAGTGCAATTGGTAATGCTGCTCAGCAATTGGGTCTCGAATACTTTCCACTCACGCCCAATGAACCGATTTCCTGGATTCGCCTAGAAGAGCGTCTATCCGCCTTTTGCGTGAGCGATAAGCCCTCGATAATTACTGTAGATGACGTGGATCGACTGGATGAGCGCTTGGTCGCCTCTTTATTTCGCATTCTGAATGCCATTCAAGGTAGCAAAGCGGTTCATATCTTTATGGTTGGCAATGCCGCCCCTGGCGCATTAAGGCTTAGAGAGGACTTGCGTACTCGATTGGGCTGGGGTTTGATGTTTCAAACTCACCTTTTAGGCGATGATGAGAAAATAGAGGCATTACAGCAAGCGGCGCAAGCGCGCGGCTTGGTTTTATCGCCAGAGGTATTGCCATGGTTGTTAAATCGCTTTTATCGCGATATGCCCAATCTCATGGCCTTGATTGATGCTTTGGATGCTTATTCACTAGAAACAAAACGTGCTGTCACATTGCCTCTTGTTAGAGAGCTATTGCAGCCTAAATAA
- the purM gene encoding phosphoribosylformylglycinamidine cyclo-ligase codes for MNSSTNSSSKGLSYRDAGVDIDAGDDLVDRIKPLAKKTMREGVLAGIGGFGALFEVPKRYKEPVLVSGTDGVGTKLRLAFEWNRHDTIGQDLVAMSVNDILVQGAEPLFFLDYFACGKLTVDTAATVVGGIAKGCELSGCALIGGETAEMPGMYPPGEYDLAGFAVGAVEKSKIITGATITPGDIVVAIASSGAHSNGYSLVRKIIERAGAKPTDDLGGRPLGDVVMAPTQIYVKQLLKLIGEINVKGMAHITGGGLVDNVPRVLPENTQAVLHRDSWQMPELFRWLQMKGGVADAEMVRVFNCGIGMVVIVSADQADAAIKSLKAEGLHAWTVGEVVERPAGAPQTIVI; via the coding sequence ATGAACTCATCTACCAATTCTTCCTCAAAAGGCCTTTCCTACCGTGATGCTGGTGTCGATATCGACGCTGGGGATGACCTGGTCGATCGCATAAAGCCTTTGGCTAAGAAAACCATGCGCGAAGGCGTATTGGCCGGAATTGGCGGCTTTGGAGCTCTATTTGAGGTGCCAAAACGTTATAAAGAGCCAGTGCTGGTATCTGGGACTGACGGCGTTGGTACAAAACTCAGATTGGCTTTTGAGTGGAACCGTCACGATACGATCGGCCAGGATTTGGTAGCGATGAGTGTGAACGATATTTTGGTGCAGGGTGCTGAACCCCTCTTTTTCTTGGATTACTTTGCTTGCGGCAAGCTCACTGTAGACACTGCTGCCACCGTGGTTGGCGGGATTGCCAAAGGATGTGAGTTATCTGGGTGTGCATTGATCGGCGGTGAAACTGCAGAGATGCCGGGAATGTACCCTCCAGGTGAGTACGACTTAGCTGGCTTTGCTGTTGGTGCCGTTGAAAAATCCAAAATTATTACTGGTGCAACAATTACTCCGGGTGATATCGTTGTTGCAATCGCCTCGAGTGGTGCGCATTCCAATGGTTATTCATTGGTTCGCAAAATTATTGAGCGTGCTGGTGCAAAACCGACTGATGATTTGGGTGGCCGTCCTTTGGGTGATGTCGTGATGGCGCCTACACAAATATACGTAAAGCAATTGCTGAAATTAATTGGCGAGATCAATGTGAAGGGCATGGCTCACATTACTGGCGGTGGTTTAGTGGACAACGTGCCGCGCGTACTCCCAGAAAATACCCAGGCCGTATTACATCGTGACAGTTGGCAAATGCCAGAGCTTTTCCGTTGGTTGCAGATGAAGGGCGGAGTGGCTGATGCAGAAATGGTGCGCGTATTTAACTGCGGTATTGGCATGGTGGTGATTGTGTCTGCTGATCAGGCAGATGCGGCAATCAAGTCACTCAAGGCTGAAGGCTTGCATGCTTGGACTGTTGGTGAGGTTGTAGAGCGTCCAGCTGGTGCCCCACAAACTATCGTGATTTAA
- the pcnB gene encoding polynucleotide adenylyltransferase PcnB, which translates to MITKFIKRILRRDPMVRHTAAHTSGAPKRIPKKSHRIDPHLLSKNAVKVTQTLQQAGYDAFIVGGAVRDLALGIGPKDFDVATNATPEQVQKLFRKARLIGRRFQIVHVTFFGKGQPEIIEVSTFRALLENAGEHVAENGRILRDNVWGSQHEDAARRDFSINAMYYDPATETVLDYHGGMADMQKKTLRMIGDPSKRYREDPIRMLRAVRFAAKTGFTLDAATSAPIAKLGKLIHDVPSARLFDEILKLLMSGYSWAAIQGLKDAGLHHGLLPLLDHILDQSAESKEANDFVRIALANTDQRIQSGKSVSAGFLFATLLWPDLLSNWKKNIAKGLSNIPALHDAMDETIASQSSGMVIQRRFESDMREIWSMQPRFEKRVGRYPYRLIESPRFRAGYDFMLLRCATGEKSPSLGQWWTDFITADPTGQEALMASVKNETGNSASPAKRRRRRKPKSAVPAEGAAD; encoded by the coding sequence ATGATTACCAAATTTATTAAACGCATTTTGCGTCGCGACCCGATGGTCCGACATACCGCAGCCCATACCTCGGGCGCTCCAAAACGAATCCCTAAAAAATCGCATCGCATCGATCCGCATTTGCTATCTAAAAATGCTGTGAAGGTAACCCAAACATTGCAACAGGCTGGCTACGATGCATTTATCGTCGGTGGGGCAGTCCGAGATTTAGCTTTAGGAATTGGCCCAAAAGATTTTGATGTGGCAACCAATGCAACACCCGAGCAAGTACAAAAATTATTCCGTAAAGCGCGTTTGATTGGGCGTCGCTTTCAGATTGTGCACGTGACTTTCTTTGGCAAAGGCCAACCTGAAATCATTGAGGTCTCAACCTTCAGAGCTCTACTAGAAAACGCCGGTGAGCATGTCGCCGAAAATGGCCGCATCTTGCGCGATAACGTCTGGGGAAGCCAGCATGAAGATGCCGCTCGCAGAGATTTCAGCATCAATGCGATGTACTACGACCCTGCTACTGAAACCGTACTCGACTACCACGGTGGTATGGCCGATATGCAGAAGAAAACTTTACGTATGATTGGTGATCCTTCTAAGCGCTATCGCGAAGACCCGATTCGGATGTTGCGGGCTGTTCGTTTTGCTGCGAAGACAGGCTTTACTCTAGATGCAGCTACAAGCGCGCCCATCGCTAAGCTAGGCAAGCTAATTCATGATGTTCCCTCTGCACGCCTCTTTGATGAAATCCTCAAACTACTCATGTCAGGTTATTCATGGGCCGCGATTCAAGGTCTGAAAGATGCAGGACTGCATCATGGCCTGCTACCTTTGCTGGATCACATCTTGGATCAGAGTGCAGAATCGAAAGAGGCGAATGATTTTGTACGAATAGCTCTTGCTAATACCGACCAACGCATTCAATCAGGCAAAAGTGTCTCAGCTGGCTTCTTGTTTGCGACCTTGCTCTGGCCAGACCTGCTCAGCAACTGGAAAAAGAATATCGCCAAAGGACTTTCCAATATTCCTGCATTGCATGATGCAATGGATGAGACTATCGCCAGCCAAAGTAGCGGCATGGTGATCCAGCGTCGCTTCGAGAGTGATATGCGAGAAATCTGGTCTATGCAGCCCCGTTTTGAAAAGCGTGTTGGACGCTACCCTTATCGCTTGATTGAATCCCCACGCTTCAGGGCGGGTTATGACTTTATGTTGCTACGTTGCGCTACCGGCGAGAAAAGCCCATCCCTAGGCCAATGGTGGACTGACTTTATTACTGCCGATCCAACAGGCCAGGAAGCCCTGATGGCCAGCGTCAAAAATGAGACTGGGAATAGCGCCTCCCCAGCAAAGCGACGTCGTCGTAGAAAACCCAAATCAGCTGTGCCCGCCGAAGGTGCAGCAGACTAA